CAATGGCATCGGTGGTGACGCCATCGCTGGTACTTTCACTTTTGAGTATGCGGGTCCAGCTGGCCTTGTAAAAGGTGTTTTGTAAAATATGGCCCTGAACCGCCAGTTCTATCCCCTGCCGCAGCTCGTCCGACTCTGTGTAATAGTAATAGGTGCCGCTATCCAATTCATAGGTATCGGATGTGGCGCTTTTTTCATTTTCCGTATCAATGTTAAACCAAGTCAATGTCGGATTGAAAAAGGACGCGATCTTTACGCCCAGGCCGATTTCAATACGTTCCTGTTTTTCTGCATGGGGTGTTGCATCGTCTTCCAGCCGCATGTCAAAATCACCGGAAGTCCCCTGATCCCCGTAAAAATACCGACCGTCCAGGGTTACCCGGTCCGTCACCGTCCAATGGGCCCCCAGGGCAAGCACTTTTGCCGGGGCCATATCCACATCATTGTTGGCATCATCATTGGCCTGGTTTTCACTCCTGGCGGAAGTGGAATTATCAATGTGTTTTTCATCCCAGCGTCCGCCAGCGTCCAGGATCAGCTTTCCATTGAAAAGAGACTGCTCCACCGAGGCTGAAAAACCGGTGACCGTTGTGTCATACCGGTTGTAGCCGGTTTTGCAATTGGGGCCGTATCCGGTGCTGTTGGAGCTCTGGAACCCCAACTGAACCAGGGTATCACCGAACTGAGCATTATGACGCAACCCGAATCCGGATGTATCTTCCTGGTACACGTCCTTATCCGTAACACTTGTATCCGTGAAGGTGCCGTTATGCTCATTTTGTTCATAATCGGTTTTAAATACATTGAAAAGCGTGACCTGATTCTTTGTCCATTGCAGGCTCCCGTCCGCCGAAAGGACCCTGACTTTCAAGGGGTCGTAATACCATTGGGCATCATCCAGGCTCCCATCTTCATAAACCCCGCGCTGCATTTCAAACCGTCCGGTGTCCTGGCACACCATCATGTTAAGGCTGAATTTTCCTGTGGTGAACCCGCCATTGGCCATCCCCCCATAGGACTCCTGTCCGTCGAACCAGGTCTCCTGGCTTGACCGGTCTATTTTAGACCCCAGGACACCGACATATGCCTCGGTGCCGGCTTCGTTTTTCATGCGGGTGCCGACATACAGATCGGCTGAATAACCGACCGGGTGACCGCCAACAGCCTTTTCTACGGATGTGCGCAATGTGCCTTCGGTTTTCTCCGGCTGCCGGGTTCGGATAATGATAAACCCGGTGTTGACACCCGATCCTGAGCTGGATGAGCCGATGGGAATCATGGGCCCCAGGGTGAGGGATGTGGCGCCCCTGACGATTTTCAGCTCTTCAATGGACGCCACCGGGAATTTATAGAAAATCCGGTTAACGGATTTTGGCAAAACAGCCCCGTCAACGATGTAGGTAAAACTTCCGCCGCCTCTCATTTTAATGGAATACGGGCTTTTCCGGCCCTGATATGTGATATTAACCCCGACCGCTTTGTCGATCAGGTCGTTCAGGTCCTTGGGTTTAAAATTTTT
Above is a window of uncultured Desulfobacter sp. DNA encoding:
- a CDS encoding TonB-dependent receptor, producing MSCSEIKLKKNFFLVGCLMIALILNTPYAMGDETGDEDTQTDIQELEPLTVTGSKRSTRPDLQPDSLTNPYRTEASTEFATEVFTREDIKNFKPKDLNDLIDKAVGVNITYQGRKSPYSIKMRGGGSFTYIVDGAVLPKSVNRIFYKFPVASIEELKIVRGATSLTLGPMIPIGSSSSGSGVNTGFIIIRTRQPEKTEGTLRTSVEKAVGGHPVGYSADLYVGTRMKNEAGTEAYVGVLGSKIDRSSQETWFDGQESYGGMANGGFTTGKFSLNMMVCQDTGRFEMQRGVYEDGSLDDAQWYYDPLKVRVLSADGSLQWTKNQVTLFNVFKTDYEQNEHNGTFTDTSVTDKDVYQEDTSGFGLRHNAQFGDTLVQLGFQSSNSTGYGPNCKTGYNRYDTTVTGFSASVEQSLFNGKLILDAGGRWDEKHIDNSTSARSENQANDDANNDVDMAPAKVLALGAHWTVTDRVTLDGRYFYGDQGTSGDFDMRLEDDATPHAEKQERIEIGLGVKIASFFNPTLTWFNIDTENEKSATSDTYELDSGTYYYYTESDELRQGIELAVQGHILQNTFYKASWTRILKSESTSDGVTTDAIDLSIPEDIFGLTLTHHWNVYRFNLSVKHVDEWTNTRSAMGTASSGGLGGYTRVDANISRDFILRNMLMTVAVFGRNLGDENYSTRYVTGFYPDRGRTLGMEVSFSF